One Cystobacter ferrugineus genomic window, GGACACCGCGCTGCACGTGCTGTCCGACGGCACCGTGCTCGTCTGCGAGGAGGCCTTCACGCCCGAGGCCTTGCGCACGCTCGCGCGCACCGAGGGCGTCAACCGCGTGCTGCGCGTGCCCTACGAGGAGGCGCTCGTCTTCGGGCTCAACCTCGTGGAGGTGGGCAACACGGTGCTGGTGGGCGCGCGGGCCCCTCGGGTGATGTCCCTGCTGCGAGCGCTGGGACGCCGGCCGGTGGAGGTCCGGTTGGACCAGTTCCACCTGGCGGGCGGCAGCGCCGCGTGCCTCGTCTCACGGATTCATCACGCCGGGCGTGTGGCCACGAGTGACACCACGGCGATGCGCTCCACGTTCGCGTAGGGCCGCCGTTCCAGCTCCTCGCCGAAGACATCCGGATCCATCTCCTCGTACTGGAAGCGGGCCCGGGCCTCGGCGAGCACCGGGGCGAGCGCCGCGCGGAGCTGGTCCTCGCCGTCCACCACGGGCGCGCCGCTGTAGAGCACGAGCGTGCCTCCGGGGGACAGGCGGCGCAGGGCCTCCCGGGTGAAGCGCACGGACAGGTCCACGCCGTGGGGGCCGCCGCCGTCGCGGTACGTGCGCGCGCCCTCGTCCACCAGGTAGGGCGGGTTGGCGATGACGAGATCCACCTCGCCCGGCACGCCGCCCAGCGCATCACTCAGGAGCACCTCCACGTGGGGCACCCCGTTGAGCGCGGCGTTGATGCGCGAGAAGCGCAGTGCCCGCTCGTTCACGTCGGCGAGCACGAGCGTGTCCACCCGGTGGGCGAGGGACAGGCCGCCGGCCCCCGAGCCACAGCCCACGTCCACCGCGCGCCGGAAGCGGCCGGGCACGCGCGCGAGCAGGGTGGCGAAGCGGTAGGTGTCCGGACCGAAGAAGACGGCGTCCTTGTTCGTGGTCGGATAGGCCTCGTGGAGGTAGAGCCCCGGGCCCAGACTGGAGTAGCGCACGAGGCTGCGCAGCCGCCCATCCGGTTGTTTCTCCACCATCCGCGCGCGGTCCAACAGCGCCAGCAGGGGGGCGGGCAGCAGCTCCGCGGCGAAGGGCCGGTTCCAGCCGAACACATCGCGCAGCGAGCGCGCCGTCTCCGAGAAGCGGCGGGCGTTGACGCGCCGGTGGGTCTCGGGCGTCACGGTGATGAAGTGGTAGCCGGCGGAGCGCAGCGCGCGTCCGAGCTCGAGCAGGGCCTCGTCCTGGGTATTCACCCCCGTACCCTTTGGACGCGTGAGCACCCCGTCAAGCAAGGGCCGGTTTCCCGGCATCCTCCAGAGCACACTTTTGCAGCGGCCGTGTTGGCGGACGACAGACCCGGTGACAGGCGCTCCAATGCCTGTCTGCCCAGCGGTCGAGGCCATAGAAATGACAGCCGCTTGAAATAAAACCCGAACATGAAAGCGTGGGCCCCCACCGTTGGAAGCCAGACGTTTCCGAGGAGGCCCTTTGAGAAGACTCCCGCTTGCTTTGTTCTCCGTGTTGGTGCCGGGCCTGTCGTGGGCGGGCGTCGTGTGGAGGGGGGACTTCGAGACAGGCAGCATCACGCAGTACACCCGCGCGCAGCGGGTGAGCGCGGATCGCTTGCAGATCGTGCAGTCGCCCACCTTCCAGGGCCGCTACGCCCTCAAGGCCACGGTGCGTCAGGGCGATGATCCCATCGACTCGAGCGGCAATCGCAACGAGCTCGTCTACATGGGGTCGGAGAAGGAGGGCTCGGAGTACTACTACCGCTGGCAGGTGATGTTCCCCACGGACTACCCGAGCGTGGACGCGTGGCAGGTCTTCACCCAGTGGCACCACTCGGGGTGCTGTGGCTCGCCGCCGGTGGAGTTCTTCGTCAAGGGCGAGGAGATGCGGCTCACGCTCGCCGACAGCGCCACGCCCTGGAAGACGAAGCTCGTGCGCGGCGTGTGGCACGACTTCGTCTTCCACGTGAAGTGGTCCTCGAGCGCGTCCGTGGGCTTCGTGGAGCTGTGGCACAACGGCGAGCGCGTGTTGTCCAAGTACAAGCACGCCACGCTGTATGAGGGCGATGGCGTCTACCTGAAGCTGGGCCTCTATCGCAGCGACACCGTGAAGCCCGTGGGCGTCGTCTACCACGATGGCTACACGCAGGGGACGCAACTGGCGGACGTGATGCCCCCGCCCCCGCCAGTGGACTCGGGCACGCCGGCTCCCGCGGACGCGGGAACTCCAGCGCCGACGGACGCGGGGACTCCGGGGCCGGTGGACGCGGGCACGCCCGGGTCCGGGCCCGGGACGGAGACGCCTCCGGCGGGTGAGACACCGGTGGACTCTTCATCGCCCACGCCGGGAACGGGAACCGTGCTTCCTCCGCCGGGTGAGCAGGCCCAGGCCGTGGGGTGCTCGAGCACCGGCGGGGCGCTCGGCGTCCTGGCGCTGCTGGGGCTCGCCGGACTGCCGCGGCGGTGGCGGCGCCGGTAGACGCGCCTTCGCGCTCGCTACCCATCCTCGTGGGGCTGTCGTAAGAGGCACCCTCCGAGGAGGAAGTCGAGATGAGTGATGCGCGCGAGAAGGCGGTGCCCCACCTGAGCCCGGAGGAGTTCCGGCGACTGGGCCACCGGATGGTGGATTGGATCGCCGACTACTGGGCGCGGCTGGAGTCCTTCCCGGTGCGCGCGGCGGTGGCTCCGGGCGAGGTGGCGGCGAAGCTGCCCGCGCATGCGCCCGAGGAGGGCCTCGAGGGCGCCGAGGGCTGGGAGGCCATCTTCCGCGACCTGGAGGACGTGGTGCTGCCGGGCCTCACCCATTGGCAGTCTCCCTCCTTCTTCGCCTACTTCCCGTCCAATGCGTCGGGGCCCGCGGTGCTCGGCGAGCTGCTGTCCGCGGGCCTGGGTGTGCAGGGCATGCTCTGGTCCACCAGCCCCGCCGCCACCGAGATGGAGACGCGCGTGCTGGACTGGCTGGGCGAGCTGCTCGGTCTGCCCACCACCTTCCTCTCGAGCTCGGGCACGGGGGGAAGCGTCATCCAGGGCACCGCCAGCGAGGCCGCGCTCGTGGCGCTGGTGGCGGCGCGTGAGCGGGCGCGGCGCGCGCTCGGCCGCGAGGCGGAGTGGGTGGCCTATACCTCCACCCAGACGCACTCCTCCGTGCTCAAGGCGGCCATGCTCGCGGGCGTGGCAACCGGGGCGCAGGACGGCGTGCACGTGCGGCAGATCGACACGGATGCCGGCTACGCCCTGCGTCCGGACCTGCTGGAGAAGGCGGTGCGCGAGGATCTGGCCGCGGGCCGCCAGCCCCTCTTCGTGTGCGCGTCCCTGGGGACGACGTCCTCGGGGGCGATGGATCCGGTGCGCGCCGTGGGCGAGGTGTGGGAGCGCACCGGGGTGCGCGCCTCGGGCGGATGGCTGCACGTGGACGCGGCGTGGGCGGGCTCGGCGCTGGTGTGCCCCGAGTACGCGGCCCTGCGTGACGGGCTGGAGGTGGCGGACTCCTTCGCCTTCAACCCGCACAAGTGGCTGCTCACCAACTTCGACTGCAATGCCTTCTACACGAGCGATCGCAAGGCCCTGGTCGACGCGCTGAGCGTGACGCCCGAGTACCTGCGCAACGCGGCCAGCGCGAGCGGCTCGGTCATCGACTATCGGGACTGGCAGGTGCCGCTCGGCCGCCGCTTCCGCGCGCTGAAGCTGTGGTTCGTACTGCGCCACTATGGGGCCCGGGGGTTGCGGACGTATCTGCGCGAGCACATCCGGCTGGCGGAGCGCTTCGCCGCGTGGGTCGAGGAGGACGCGCGCTTCGAGCTGGCCGTACCTCGCTCGCTCGCCCTGGTGTGCTTCCGGCTCAAGCCCCGGCCGGGCGAGGCACCGGGGGACACGGACACGCGCAACCGCCTGTTGCTGGAGCGGCTCAACGCGAGTGGCCAGGCGTTCCTCTCCCACACGGTGCTGCCCGGGGTGGACGGGGCACCCGCGCGCTACGTGTTGCGCCTGGCCACCGGCGCGGTGCGCACCGAGGAACGGCACGTGCGCGCGGTCTGGGAGCGGCTCGTGGCGCTCGCGGGGAGTGGGGAATAGCGGAGCGCGCCCGACGGTAGAGGTCGAGTCACCGGGAGGAACGCCTGAAGTCGACTCACAGACCCACGAAGGAGGAGCTGCTGGCCGCGGTGGGGGCGAAGATGCAGGACGTCATCGCCCCCGGCCTGAAGGTCCTCTTCTGCGGCATCAACCCGAGCGTGTACTCGGCCGTGGTGCGCCACCACTTCGCGCGGCCGGGCAACCGCTTCTGGCCGGCGCTGTACGCCTCGGGCTTCACGGACCGGCTGCTCGCCCCCCATGAGCAGGGCGAGTTGCTCGTGCGCGGCTATGGCATCACCAACGTGGTGGAGGAGGCGTCGGTCGCGGCGGACTCGCTGACGGCGCGGGACTACGCCGAGGGTGGCCGGAAGCTGGATGCCAAGGTGCGGCGCTACCAACCGCGCTACCTGGCGGTGCTGGGCATTGGCGCGTGGCGCACGGCGTTCGGCAAGCCGAAGGCCTTGCTGGGATTGCAGCCGGAGTTGCTGGCCGACACCCGCGTCTGGGTGCTTCCCAACCCGAGCGGACTCAACGCGCACTACCGGCCCGCGGACCTGGCGCGGATGTTCCGTGAGCTGCGTCTGGCGGTGGAGGCGGGCGGCTGAGGCTCGCGGCATGAGGTAGACGGGTTCATTCCAGTACTACTCCGTTTTGTGCTTTCTCCGAGGGTCATTTGCTTTGGGGAGTCGTTGCTCCCCTCTAGATATGACCATGTACTACTAAGTCTATTGAATATTGTGCTTGCGGCATTACCGCAAAGGTTGATTGCATAACCTCATTTCCCACACACCTGAGAAAATCTGATGGGGATTCCGTCCCGATAAATCAGGGTGTAGGTTGTCATCTGACATGGATGGCTCGCCTGTGAGGTGGACGGGATGGGGAGGGGGTTATTGAGGGTGAATGAAGTGCAGTGCGGCATCTACCGGGCGCTTCTACTCTGGTCTGGGGCCTGGAAAAACCCTAGTTAAGTCAAGGCATTACGGCTGTGGGCATCCCCAGCCTTCCCCACTTCTTGAGTAGCCCCTACTTGGCCGCCTGCCTCCTAGTGGCAGGCCACCACTTGGCTGCTCTCCGCACTGGTCGTACCTGAAAACGCCCGTTGAGAGCGCGCGCAAGGGCGATGCCACCTCGTTTGGGCGCCCTATGTACTCTTTTTGTGCTACGCTCTTGAGGTCGGAGTACCTATCTATTGCCTCGGCTCTACTGCTGTGCGGTGCTGGGCTGTAGACTGGCGGCTTGTCGCTCAGCCGAGACTCCCTACGAGCGAGGGAGTAGATTTTCTTCAGCACAATAGGTGTGCGATGGCAGGGGCATGATGGAACGCGGAGAGTTCTTGAGAAGCTGGCGAGCGGACACGGGCTTCTCGGTCGAGAAGGTCGCGCAACTGGCGCAATTGTCGCCGTCGATCGTTGAGCGCATAGAGTCTGGAACTCACGATCCCTCGTTCGAGGAGTTGGACGCTCTTGCCAACGTACTTGGGTTGAGATCCGACGAGATTTATGGAGACCAAGTTTCTGAATCAGCCCCTCGTGAAGGCATCCGCCTCCTGATGAAGAGCGCGGTCGCGTACCGACCTAGCGAAAACGTTCGACTCCGCATGCTTGAGGCAGCGGCTGCCGCTCGTGACTTGCTAGAACTTCAGTCAGAACTTCGCCCACGACGAGGAGGTTTCGAAAATTTCCTGAGCCGCCCGCTTGCTTCGTCTGCCGAAGCGCCGTTCAAGCTGGGCGATAAACTTGCTCAAGAGGCTCGTCAGAAATTCGCTATCCAAGGGCCAATCGCATCAATGCGCGATTTGGCGCAAGAGACGCTCGGTATTCCCATTATTGCAGCTGAGCTTACAGTGGATGGTCCTGATGCGTTTGCAGTTTATGCGCCTGGGCGTCGAGCTGCGATCATTTTAAATCTTCAAGGAAAGAACGTCCACCCACTTGTGCGCCGATTCTCTATCGCCCATGAGGTGGGCCACATTCTCTTCGACCGGCCCGGAATGGGCGCCTTGGGCATGGCCTGTCAAGTCAGCCCAGAGCGTGGACTCGATATTGAATCACGTGCGAATGCATTTGCGATGCGATTTCTTCTGCCGTATGGGCCGATCAATAAGCTTGGTCACAGCATATTGCAACCAGCTGTTTTTCGAGAAGTAATGGAAAAGTGGGGAGTGCACGTAAGTGCACTTCAATTGTATGTCGAAAAAGTACTGAAACTCAGTCGTGATGAGGTTCAGTCACAGTTGCCAGATGTAGATCGCTCTAGTCCGAACCGATGGTCTGAAGCAGAGGAATTGGCGGAAGAGCGCCGTGGTCTTAAACGAGTACCCATGCCCCGTCGGGGAGCGCTTGCGAAACTTGTCCTTGAGTTGGTTCAAAAGGATAAAATTTCAAGAGCGCGAGCGAGAGAGCTTCTCGGTATCAAAGGAGATGTCTCAATCGAGGAGCTCGCAGCGGAGGCGGATGTTCCGCTGGATGGAGAATAGTCAGTGTCAAGCACAGCGGCCTTTTTGCTTGATGCCGACTCCGTCATTCATTTGCACTCGCTTGGATTGATTGATGCGATCTGTGCTGCACTCCAGTTAGGCATGATTGAGGTTCACTGTACTCGTTACGTGTGGGAACAAGAACTCACGCACCTTCGCTCCGTTCGCGAGCGCTTGGTAAGCGCTGGGCTACAGGTCCATGTGTTGACGCCTAAGGAGCCCGCTGGCCAGACATTCAAACAAATGCTTCGGGAGCGAGGAAACCCTGGACGCAACAGTAAAGGAGAGAATGAACTCATTGCCTTCGCTCGACACGCGAAGTCCAGTATCACGCTTGTTGCACGTGATGATGGTGCACGAAGTGTTGCGTCCAGCCATCGCATCCAATCGATGGATGTCGCGGCATTCATTTGTGAACTCGTCTGTCTTGATGCATTGCCGGAAGCCGTTGCACGTGATGCACTTGCTCCCTGGGATAGTCCACACGCAGGAAACGGTCGGCCTAAGGGGTACAATGGTTTTGATCCAATGCTTGCTACATGGCGCTCAAAACGCTCTTCGGTCTGAGTGTTTCCTTCGTTCTCAGGTGACGGAGTTTGGTTTGCTGGCGACGCACTGAATTACGATGTCCTCCAAGAACAAGGTCGCGCTCGTCCTGAGCTACCAGTACCCGGGCAAGTACGCCCTCACCGTCCTGGCGGGAGCGGTGGAGTCCGATCCGGTGGGGCGGGACGTGGCCCTGCGCTTCCCCCGGGACCGGGACTCGCTGCTGGCCATGGTGCGCGAGTGCCTCGACGAGGGCTACCAGGTGGTCGTGGCGTGGTCCTTCTACTCGGCGAGCTTCCCCGCGGCGGCGGAGGAACTGGCCTGGCTGCGCGAGCAACTGGCGGGCCGCGAGGTGTTGTGCATCGCGGGCGGAGTGCACGCCACCGCCGAGACGGAACAGACGCTCCAGGCGGGCTTCGATCTCGTGGCGGTGGGCGAGGGCGAGACCATCCTCCTGGACCTGCTCGGCCGGATGATGCGCGGGGAAGATCCCCGGCAGACGCGGGGCTTCTCCCAGCTCGTGGATGGGCGCGTGGTGCCTCGGGGCCGGGGCGAGGGCGTGGTGCTCGACCACTACCCGCCCTTCGCGGCGAGGAACATGAAGTTCGGAGCCATCGAAATCACGCGTGGGTGCATCTACGCGTGCCGGTTCTGCCAGACGCCCTTCTTGAACAAGGCGCGCTTCCGGCATCGCACCGTGGAGAACATCGCCCACTGGACGCGCGTGCTGCGCGAGGCGGGCAAGCGGGACGTGCGCTTCATCACCCCCACCTCCATGTCCTACGGCACCCAGGACGAGTCGATGAACCTGGAGGCCGTGGAGCGGATGCTCGCCGCGGTGCGCGAGGCGATGGGCCCCGAGGGCCGGGTGTTCTACGGCACCTTCCCCTCGGAGGTCCGGCCCGAGCACGTGACGCCCGAGGCGCTCGCCCTGCTCAAGCGCTACGTGGACAACGACAACCTCATCATCGGGGGGCAGTCCGGCAGCGAGCGCATCCTCCAGGAGACCCGCCGGGGTCATGACGTGGAGACGGTGGTACGGGCGGCGAGTCTGGCGGTGGAGTGGGGCTTCGTGCCCAACGTGGACTTCATCCTCGGCCTGCCGGGGGAGACTCCCGAGGACGTCCAGGCGACCCTGGTGTTGATGCGGCGCCTGGCGCACGTGGGCGCGAAGGTTCATGGTCATACGTTCATGCCGCTGCCCGGGACGCCCTACCGCGACGCGCCCCCGGGCTCGGTGGACGACGAGACCCGGCGGGAGTTGGATCGCCTGGCGTCGCAAGGCCGCCTGTATGGCCACTGGAAGCAGCAGGTGCGCCTGGCGAACGGAATCGCCTCACGGCGTCAGCCCAGGCGTTGAGCCAGCAAGCAGGGGTGGGGAAGGTGAATACCCACCCGGGGACGGCTACTCTCCGCCCTCGCGATGCGCTTCTCGTTCGTCCACGCCGCCGATCTGCACCTGGATACTCCCTTCCGAGGTGTGCCCGTCGACTCGGGACTCCTGGGCGCGTTCCAGCAAGCCACCTTCCGGGCCTTCTCCCGCATCGTGGACCTGTGCCTGCGCGAGCGCGTGGCCTTCCTGCTGCTCGCCGGAGATCTCTTCGACATGAAGGATCGCTCGGTGCGCGCCCGGCTGGCGCTCCGGCGCGAGCTGGAGCGGCTGCACGTGGCGGGCATCCAGACCTTCATCGTCCATGGCAACCATGATCCCCTGAGCGGAGACACGGGCACCCTCGGCCTGCCGGAATCGGTGAAGGTGTTCGGCGCCGGGTGGGAGGAGGCCGAGGTCCGCCGCGAGGGGCGGCTCGTGTGCCGGGTGCAGGGCATCTCCTATCCGGACGCGGAGGTGCGCGAGAACCTCTCGGCGCGCTTTGGCCGCACGGCACCGGACTTCACGGTGGGCCTGCTGCACGCGAACCTGGGGGGCGTGGAGGGCCATGCCAACTACGCGCCCTGCACGCTGGAGGACCTGGCCGCGCGGGGGCTCGATTATTGGGCGCTGGGCCACGTGCACACCCGCGCCGAGTACCCGCTCCCCGGTGGCGCGGTGGCCGTCTACCCGGGCAATCCGCAGGGCCGGCACGTCAACGAGACGGGCGAGCGCGGCTGTGTCCTGGTGGAGGTCGAGGACGGACGCACGCGGCGCCGGTTCGTCCCGGTGGACACCGTGCGCTGGCACCGGCTGGACGTTCCCCTCACGGGGCTCACCTCGCTCGACGCGCTCGTGGCCGCCCTGCTGGAACGGGTGGACACGGAGTGCTCGGCGGAGCTGGAGGGCCACGCGCTGCGGCTCACGCTCACGGAGCGGGGGCCGCTGCATCGTGAGCTGGCCCGGCCCGACGCGCTCGCCCAGTTGGAGGCGGACGTGCGCGAGCAGCTCGCCCGGCGTCACCCGCCCGTGCTGCTCGAGTCCCTGCGCGACGCGAGCCGGCCCGCGCTGGACCTGGAGGCGGTGCGGCTCGCGGGAGGCTTCTCCGGCACCCTGCTCGCCGAGGCCGAGGCGCTGGCGGCGGACCCCGAGGCCCTGACCGCGCTGTGGGCGGAGGAGGAGGACCTGCGTGTGCTCTCCCAGCGCTTGCGGCGCCTGGGCGTGGACGCGCTGGATCCTCCCCGGCCGGAGTGGGTGGAGGAGGCGGGGGCGCGGGTGGTGGAGGAGCTTCACGAGGAGGAGGCGGGATGACGGGGGGACTGCGGGTCGATCTGTTGCGCGTCCAGGGTTTTGGTCACTTCTCGGACTACGAGCTGGAGCTGCGGCCGGGTCTCAACCTGCTGTACGGACCCAACGAGGCGGGCAAGAGCACGCTGCTCGCGTTCCTCCGGGGCATGTTGTTCGGCTTCGACAGGAAGGGCCGCACGGAGCCCCGGTACGAGCCCGAGGTGGGGACGCGGGCGGGCGAGTTGTTCGTGAGCGCGGCCACGGGCGCCCTGGTGGTGAAGCGCTACAAGAAGACGGTGAAGGTGTTGGATGCGGAGGGGCATGAGCTGAGCGCCTCCCGGCTGGACGAGGCGCTGGCGCACGTCTCCCGGGAGCTGTTCTGCGAGGTCTTCGCCTTCGGTCTGGATGAGCTGTCCAGCTTCGAGCGCCTGTCCCAGGAGGATGGGGTCTCCCGGGCGCTGTTCGCCGCGGGGCTCAGGGGCGCGCGCCGGCTGCCCGAGGTGGAGAAACACCTGGAGACGCGGGCCGGAGCGCTCTTCAAG contains:
- the mug gene encoding G/U mismatch-specific DNA glycosylase; protein product: MGAKMQDVIAPGLKVLFCGINPSVYSAVVRHHFARPGNRFWPALYASGFTDRLLAPHEQGELLVRGYGITNVVEEASVAADSLTARDYAEGGRKLDAKVRRYQPRYLAVLGIGAWRTAFGKPKALLGLQPELLADTRVWVLPNPSGLNAHYRPADLARMFRELRLAVEAGG
- a CDS encoding helix-turn-helix domain-containing protein; translation: MMERGEFLRSWRADTGFSVEKVAQLAQLSPSIVERIESGTHDPSFEELDALANVLGLRSDEIYGDQVSESAPREGIRLLMKSAVAYRPSENVRLRMLEAAAAARDLLELQSELRPRRGGFENFLSRPLASSAEAPFKLGDKLAQEARQKFAIQGPIASMRDLAQETLGIPIIAAELTVDGPDAFAVYAPGRRAAIILNLQGKNVHPLVRRFSIAHEVGHILFDRPGMGALGMACQVSPERGLDIESRANAFAMRFLLPYGPINKLGHSILQPAVFREVMEKWGVHVSALQLYVEKVLKLSRDEVQSQLPDVDRSSPNRWSEAEELAEERRGLKRVPMPRRGALAKLVLELVQKDKISRARARELLGIKGDVSIEELAAEADVPLDGE
- a CDS encoding TIGR04013 family B12-binding domain/radical SAM domain-containing protein, which codes for MSSKNKVALVLSYQYPGKYALTVLAGAVESDPVGRDVALRFPRDRDSLLAMVRECLDEGYQVVVAWSFYSASFPAAAEELAWLREQLAGREVLCIAGGVHATAETEQTLQAGFDLVAVGEGETILLDLLGRMMRGEDPRQTRGFSQLVDGRVVPRGRGEGVVLDHYPPFAARNMKFGAIEITRGCIYACRFCQTPFLNKARFRHRTVENIAHWTRVLREAGKRDVRFITPTSMSYGTQDESMNLEAVERMLAAVREAMGPEGRVFYGTFPSEVRPEHVTPEALALLKRYVDNDNLIIGGQSGSERILQETRRGHDVETVVRAASLAVEWGFVPNVDFILGLPGETPEDVQATLVLMRRLAHVGAKVHGHTFMPLPGTPYRDAPPGSVDDETRRELDRLASQGRLYGHWKQQVRLANGIASRRQPRR
- a CDS encoding methyltransferase — encoded protein: MNTQDEALLELGRALRSAGYHFITVTPETHRRVNARRFSETARSLRDVFGWNRPFAAELLPAPLLALLDRARMVEKQPDGRLRSLVRYSSLGPGLYLHEAYPTTNKDAVFFGPDTYRFATLLARVPGRFRRAVDVGCGSGAGGLSLAHRVDTLVLADVNERALRFSRINAALNGVPHVEVLLSDALGGVPGEVDLVIANPPYLVDEGARTYRDGGGPHGVDLSVRFTREALRRLSPGGTLVLYSGAPVVDGEDQLRAALAPVLAEARARFQYEEMDPDVFGEELERRPYANVERIAVVSLVATRPA
- a CDS encoding polysaccharide lyase, which encodes MRRLPLALFSVLVPGLSWAGVVWRGDFETGSITQYTRAQRVSADRLQIVQSPTFQGRYALKATVRQGDDPIDSSGNRNELVYMGSEKEGSEYYYRWQVMFPTDYPSVDAWQVFTQWHHSGCCGSPPVEFFVKGEEMRLTLADSATPWKTKLVRGVWHDFVFHVKWSSSASVGFVELWHNGERVLSKYKHATLYEGDGVYLKLGLYRSDTVKPVGVVYHDGYTQGTQLADVMPPPPPVDSGTPAPADAGTPAPTDAGTPGPVDAGTPGSGPGTETPPAGETPVDSSSPTPGTGTVLPPPGEQAQAVGCSSTGGALGVLALLGLAGLPRRWRRR
- a CDS encoding metallophosphoesterase family protein, whose amino-acid sequence is MRFSFVHAADLHLDTPFRGVPVDSGLLGAFQQATFRAFSRIVDLCLRERVAFLLLAGDLFDMKDRSVRARLALRRELERLHVAGIQTFIVHGNHDPLSGDTGTLGLPESVKVFGAGWEEAEVRREGRLVCRVQGISYPDAEVRENLSARFGRTAPDFTVGLLHANLGGVEGHANYAPCTLEDLAARGLDYWALGHVHTRAEYPLPGGAVAVYPGNPQGRHVNETGERGCVLVEVEDGRTRRRFVPVDTVRWHRLDVPLTGLTSLDALVAALLERVDTECSAELEGHALRLTLTERGPLHRELARPDALAQLEADVREQLARRHPPVLLESLRDASRPALDLEAVRLAGGFSGTLLAEAEALAADPEALTALWAEEEDLRVLSQRLRRLGVDALDPPRPEWVEEAGARVVEELHEEEAG
- a CDS encoding pyridoxal-dependent decarboxylase, with translation MSDAREKAVPHLSPEEFRRLGHRMVDWIADYWARLESFPVRAAVAPGEVAAKLPAHAPEEGLEGAEGWEAIFRDLEDVVLPGLTHWQSPSFFAYFPSNASGPAVLGELLSAGLGVQGMLWSTSPAATEMETRVLDWLGELLGLPTTFLSSSGTGGSVIQGTASEAALVALVAARERARRALGREAEWVAYTSTQTHSSVLKAAMLAGVATGAQDGVHVRQIDTDAGYALRPDLLEKAVREDLAAGRQPLFVCASLGTTSSGAMDPVRAVGEVWERTGVRASGGWLHVDAAWAGSALVCPEYAALRDGLEVADSFAFNPHKWLLTNFDCNAFYTSDRKALVDALSVTPEYLRNAASASGSVIDYRDWQVPLGRRFRALKLWFVLRHYGARGLRTYLREHIRLAERFAAWVEEDARFELAVPRSLALVCFRLKPRPGEAPGDTDTRNRLLLERLNASGQAFLSHTVLPGVDGAPARYVLRLATGAVRTEERHVRAVWERLVALAGSGE